The following are encoded in a window of Vicinamibacterales bacterium genomic DNA:
- a CDS encoding adenine phosphoribosyltransferase, with product MDALKSRIRHVPDFPKPGILFYDVTTLLRDPQGFRLAIDAMAEPYSGQGISVVVGIESRGFILGSAVADRIGAGFVPVRKVGKLPSKTIRASYALEYGTDSLEIHSDAIEPGQTVLVVDDLLATGGTARATLDLVRQLGGDVRGVSFLIELLALEGRAKLPGEPVRAVLQY from the coding sequence ATGGACGCACTCAAGAGCCGCATCCGTCACGTTCCTGATTTCCCGAAACCGGGCATCCTGTTCTACGACGTCACCACGCTGCTGCGCGACCCGCAGGGGTTCAGGCTGGCGATCGACGCCATGGCGGAGCCGTACAGCGGACAAGGCATCTCGGTCGTCGTCGGCATCGAGAGCCGCGGCTTCATTCTCGGATCGGCTGTCGCCGACCGGATCGGCGCCGGTTTCGTGCCGGTGCGCAAGGTCGGCAAGCTGCCGTCGAAGACCATCCGCGCCAGCTATGCGCTGGAGTACGGGACCGACAGCCTCGAGATCCACAGCGACGCCATCGAACCCGGACAGACGGTGCTCGTGGTCGACGATCTGCTCGCGACCGGGGGGACCGCGCGCGCCACGCTGGATCTGGTGCGACAGCTCGGGGGCGACGTGCGCGGCGTGTCTTTTCTCATCGAGCTCCTCGCGCTTGAAGGACGCGCGAAGCTGCCGGGTGAGCCGGTGCGTGCCGTGCTGCAGTACTGA
- a CDS encoding alpha-amylase family protein codes for MTDERGGLTRREFIGTTAALALAPQTGQSPWYRRAYRWGQTNITEKDPIRYDIDWWRAYWKRTEVQAVIINAGGIVAYYPSRFPLQHRAEFLNGRDLLGELTTAAHGDGLFVVARMDSNRAAEDFFQAHPDWFARDRDGLPIRAADKYVACINSPYYSEYLPAILREIIGRSRPDGFTDNSWAGLGRESICHCDNCARAFRARAGKDLPGEADWNAPAYREWIIWSYERRTELWDFNNRVTRQAGGPDCVWAGMNSGSVTAQARSFRDLADIGGRAAIMMLDHQRRDDDTGFQQNGDTGKRVHGLIGWDALAPESMAMYQSGPGYYRVAAKPAAEARMWMIAGIAGGIQPWWHHVGATAEDRRMYDTAEPIMRWHKTHERYLVNRSPVATVGLVWSQRNTDFFGRDDPETRVDAPYTGWMHALVRARIPYLPIHLDRVDRHVAIRTLILPNIGALSDAQAAALRRFVEGGGSIVATGDTGLYDEHGDPRPDFALADLFGCHRAAAPLGARTPRATGSLHTYLRLPTDARSRHEILRGFEDTDVVALGSTLGPLRVDAGARVAATFVPPFPTYPPETAWMRVPSTDIPGIVLSERGSGRVAYLPADLDRRYASEHLPDHARLLGNIARWAARGDLPLEFSGTGLIDSHLYEQPGRLILHLVNLTSEATWRAPLDELIRVGPFDVTVMHERLASAAGSVRLLVAGQTAKAALSNDRAAFRVNAIDDHEVVVIE; via the coding sequence ATGACGGACGAACGCGGCGGATTGACGCGGCGCGAGTTCATCGGAACGACCGCCGCACTCGCGCTGGCGCCGCAGACGGGACAGTCGCCCTGGTACCGCCGCGCCTACCGATGGGGCCAGACCAACATCACCGAGAAGGATCCGATCCGCTACGACATCGACTGGTGGCGCGCCTACTGGAAGCGTACCGAGGTACAGGCCGTCATCATCAATGCCGGCGGCATCGTCGCCTACTATCCCAGCCGGTTCCCCCTGCAGCATCGTGCGGAATTCCTCAACGGGCGCGACCTCCTCGGCGAATTGACGACCGCCGCGCACGGCGACGGGCTCTTCGTGGTGGCGCGGATGGACTCGAATCGCGCGGCTGAGGATTTCTTCCAGGCGCATCCCGACTGGTTCGCACGCGATCGCGACGGCCTGCCGATTCGGGCCGCCGACAAGTACGTCGCCTGCATCAACAGCCCGTACTACAGCGAATACCTCCCCGCAATCCTGCGCGAGATCATCGGGCGGAGCCGTCCGGACGGATTCACCGACAACAGCTGGGCGGGGCTCGGCCGAGAAAGCATCTGCCATTGCGACAACTGCGCCCGCGCCTTTCGCGCGCGCGCGGGCAAGGATCTGCCGGGCGAAGCCGACTGGAACGCGCCGGCCTACCGCGAGTGGATCATCTGGAGCTACGAGCGGCGGACCGAGCTGTGGGATTTCAACAATCGCGTCACCCGCCAGGCGGGCGGCCCCGACTGCGTCTGGGCCGGCATGAACAGCGGGTCGGTCACCGCGCAGGCGCGGTCGTTCCGCGATCTCGCGGACATCGGCGGCCGCGCCGCGATCATGATGCTCGATCACCAGCGCCGAGACGACGACACGGGATTCCAGCAGAACGGCGACACGGGCAAGCGCGTCCACGGGCTGATCGGCTGGGACGCGCTCGCGCCCGAGTCGATGGCGATGTACCAATCAGGCCCCGGCTACTACCGGGTCGCTGCCAAGCCCGCGGCTGAAGCGCGGATGTGGATGATCGCGGGCATCGCCGGGGGCATCCAGCCGTGGTGGCATCACGTCGGAGCCACAGCTGAAGACAGGAGGATGTACGACACCGCGGAACCGATCATGCGCTGGCACAAGACGCACGAGCGGTATCTCGTGAACCGGTCGCCGGTGGCCACCGTGGGGCTCGTCTGGTCGCAGCGCAACACGGATTTCTTCGGCCGGGACGATCCCGAGACGCGGGTCGACGCTCCCTATACCGGCTGGATGCACGCGCTGGTCCGCGCCCGCATTCCGTATCTGCCGATACACCTGGATCGTGTCGACCGTCACGTGGCGATTCGCACCCTTATCTTGCCCAACATCGGCGCGCTCTCTGACGCGCAGGCGGCCGCGCTGCGGCGGTTCGTCGAAGGCGGCGGCTCGATCGTGGCGACGGGCGACACCGGCCTCTACGACGAGCACGGCGACCCACGGCCCGACTTCGCGCTCGCCGATCTCTTCGGCTGTCATCGCGCCGCGGCGCCGCTCGGCGCCCGGACGCCGCGTGCGACCGGCAGTCTGCACACGTATCTGCGACTGCCGACCGACGCGCGATCACGCCATGAAATCCTGCGCGGCTTCGAGGATACCGACGTCGTGGCGTTGGGGAGCACGCTGGGGCCACTCCGTGTCGACGCGGGCGCACGGGTCGCCGCGACCTTCGTCCCGCCGTTTCCGACCTATCCGCCGGAGACGGCCTGGATGCGCGTGCCCTCGACGGACATTCCCGGCATTGTCCTATCGGAGCGGGGAAGCGGCCGCGTGGCGTACCTGCCGGCGGATCTCGATCGACGGTATGCGTCCGAACACCTGCCGGACCACGCGCGGCTCCTTGGCAACATCGCGCGCTGGGCCGCCCGCGGCGACCTGCCGCTCGAGTTCAGCGGCACGGGTCTCATCGACAGCCACCTGTACGAGCAGCCGGGACGGCTGATCCTGCATCTCGTCAACCTGACCAGCGAGGCGACGTGGCGCGCGCCGCTCGACGAACTCATCCGCGTCGGACCGTTCGACGTGACGGTGATGCACGAGCGCCTCGCCAGCGCCGCCGGATCGGTGCGGCTCCTGGTGGCGGGACAAACAGCAAAGGCCGCTCTGTCGAACGACAGGGCGGCCTTCAGAGTGAACGCGATCGACGACCATGAGGTCGTCGTCATCGAGTAG
- a CDS encoding lmo0937 family membrane protein, whose protein sequence is MLFTIAVILLVLWLLGLVSGYTLGNFIYVLLVIALVLFVVGLVSGRRTV, encoded by the coding sequence ATGCTGTTTACGATTGCGGTGATTTTGCTGGTGCTGTGGCTGCTCGGTCTGGTCAGCGGGTACACGCTCGGCAACTTCATCTATGTGCTGCTTGTGATCGCGCTCGTGCTGTTCGTGGTCGGGCTGGTCAGCGGCCGGCGAACGGTCTAG
- a CDS encoding peroxiredoxin, producing MTFAQDPSAPVELKVGDKAPEFSLPGTDGKTYTLADLKGKFVVLSWFPKAFTGGUTAECNSLRESGELIRKFDVAYFMVSVDTPEDNKAFAEKEHADFVMLSDPGRKVAPLYGVLGTPSAAQPDAPTFAKRWSFYIGPDGKILLVDKTGANQTQKAGETLLAHLKELGVPEKK from the coding sequence ATGACGTTCGCCCAGGACCCGTCCGCACCCGTCGAGCTCAAAGTTGGTGACAAAGCCCCGGAATTCAGTCTTCCGGGTACCGACGGCAAGACGTACACGCTGGCCGACCTCAAGGGCAAGTTCGTCGTCCTCTCCTGGTTCCCGAAGGCATTCACAGGTGGTTGAACGGCTGAATGCAACTCGCTCCGTGAGAGCGGGGAACTGATTCGCAAGTTCGACGTGGCCTACTTCATGGTCAGCGTCGACACACCTGAAGACAACAAAGCGTTCGCCGAGAAAGAGCACGCGGACTTCGTCATGCTGAGCGATCCGGGCCGTAAGGTGGCCCCGCTCTACGGCGTCCTCGGCACGCCGAGCGCGGCGCAGCCCGACGCACCGACCTTCGCGAAACGGTGGTCGTTCTACATCGGCCCGGACGGAAAGATCCTGCTCGTCGACAAGACGGGCGCCAACCAGACGCAAAAGGCCGGCGAGACACTGCTCGCGCACCTCAAGGAGCTCGGCGTTCCCGAAAAGAAGTAG
- a CDS encoding sugar phosphate isomerase/epimerase, protein MTTLSRRAFLGASAAAPLALASALHGARDVPVGLELYSVRTELAKDLLGTVAAVGKMGYTIVEFYAPYLDWTPDKAKDVRRVLDDSGLVCHSTHNNGPSFTADGLKKAIELNQIIGSRAVIMASAPRSTTIDAWKAVADQLTATAAQLTPLGMATGYHNHQIEWQPVDGTRPIDVLAANTPKNVVLQFDVGTCVEVGADPIAWITTNPGRIKSVHCKDWSASAGYHAAFGEGDAPWKAIFAAAEAAGGVEYYLIEQETGNEQGGELPMARRCLDNWKRLAH, encoded by the coding sequence ATGACGACGCTGTCACGCCGCGCATTTCTCGGGGCGTCGGCAGCCGCGCCGCTGGCGCTCGCGTCTGCCCTGCACGGCGCGCGCGACGTGCCGGTCGGGCTCGAGCTCTACTCGGTGCGCACCGAGCTGGCGAAGGATCTGCTCGGCACGGTCGCGGCCGTCGGGAAGATGGGCTACACGATCGTCGAGTTCTACGCGCCATATCTCGACTGGACGCCCGACAAGGCGAAAGACGTGCGGCGGGTCCTCGACGACAGCGGTCTGGTCTGTCACTCGACGCACAACAACGGTCCGTCGTTCACCGCCGACGGCCTGAAGAAGGCGATCGAGCTGAACCAGATCATCGGCAGCCGCGCCGTGATCATGGCCAGCGCGCCGCGCTCCACGACGATCGACGCGTGGAAAGCGGTCGCCGATCAGCTGACCGCGACCGCGGCGCAGCTCACGCCGCTAGGCATGGCGACCGGCTACCACAATCACCAGATCGAATGGCAGCCGGTGGACGGCACGCGGCCGATCGACGTGCTTGCCGCCAACACGCCGAAGAACGTCGTCCTGCAGTTCGACGTCGGCACCTGCGTCGAAGTCGGCGCCGATCCGATCGCGTGGATCACCACGAATCCAGGCCGCATCAAGAGCGTGCACTGCAAAGACTGGTCGGCGTCGGCCGGCTACCACGCCGCGTTCGGCGAAGGAGACGCCCCGTGGAAGGCGATCTTCGCCGCCGCCGAGGCCGCCGGTGGCGTCGAGTACTACCTGATCGAACAGGAGACAGGCAACGAGCAGGGCGGCGAGCTGCCCATGGCTCGCCGTTGTCTGGACAACTGGAAGCGGCTCGCCCACTGA
- a CDS encoding M56 family metallopeptidase — translation MIAEFAVRTSAVLAAGLVLRAALVRQSAALRHSVVAVTLLCSALVVPASLVLPSWTIAMSVPARPVPAAAIDSPTAARAAATARTADSVPSVSRRSIAPLVWTAGFLVVIGTLVAGVSRLRQIAARGIRVEAPAWTETARAVGAAYGLRRGVVLIEGTSPFVVATWGLRPARVLLPPGASSWDDARIHAVLAHELAHVARADWAVQIASQVVLAALWFHPLAWIACRQLRRESEQACDDAALQRGIDPPEYASHLIALARLCRRPSWSAWMPALPVAHPSAFERRIAAMLNSHLDRRPLSRRTAVAYGTALVAVACVVAVLHAAQAPPAALSGSVYDPSGGVLPGVALTLSAPQGPGVQATTDGAGHFAFPGIPAGHYSLSAAVPGFHNLHEDFDLTTASDWDRAVTLPVGTVRETIHVSATRTPPAAAAVGPAPIRVGGNLRAPMKVRDVKPVYPESMRAAGREADVQIEATIAPDGSVSAVHVVSTQTHPDFASAAIDAVRQWRFSPTLLNGKPIEVVMTVTVSFGLSD, via the coding sequence ATGATCGCGGAATTCGCCGTTCGCACGTCCGCGGTCCTCGCTGCCGGGCTCGTGCTCCGCGCGGCGCTCGTCCGTCAGTCGGCGGCGCTGCGCCACAGCGTCGTCGCCGTGACGCTGCTGTGCTCGGCGCTCGTCGTCCCCGCGTCGCTGGTGCTGCCGTCCTGGACGATCGCGATGTCGGTGCCGGCGCGGCCGGTGCCAGCAGCAGCCATCGATAGTCCGACAGCCGCTCGCGCCGCCGCGACGGCGAGAACCGCCGATAGCGTCCCGTCCGTCTCGAGGCGGTCGATCGCGCCGCTCGTGTGGACAGCGGGTTTCCTCGTCGTGATCGGCACGCTGGTAGCCGGCGTTTCCCGGCTGCGGCAGATCGCGGCTCGCGGCATCCGCGTGGAAGCGCCGGCATGGACCGAGACCGCGCGGGCGGTGGGCGCAGCCTACGGACTCCGGCGCGGCGTCGTGCTGATCGAAGGCACGTCGCCATTCGTCGTCGCCACGTGGGGACTTCGGCCGGCACGCGTCCTGCTGCCACCGGGAGCGTCTTCGTGGGATGACGCGCGCATCCACGCCGTGTTGGCGCACGAGCTCGCGCACGTGGCGCGCGCCGACTGGGCCGTGCAGATCGCATCACAGGTCGTACTCGCCGCGCTGTGGTTTCATCCGCTGGCCTGGATCGCGTGCCGCCAGCTGCGGCGTGAGAGCGAACAGGCCTGCGACGATGCGGCGCTGCAGCGGGGCATCGACCCGCCCGAGTACGCCAGCCACCTCATCGCGCTGGCCCGTCTCTGCCGCCGGCCATCCTGGTCGGCGTGGATGCCGGCCCTGCCGGTGGCCCACCCATCTGCCTTCGAAAGGAGAATCGCTGCCATGTTGAACAGCCATCTCGATCGCCGTCCCCTTTCTCGCCGCACGGCTGTCGCCTACGGCACCGCCCTCGTGGCGGTGGCGTGCGTCGTCGCGGTGCTGCACGCCGCGCAGGCGCCGCCCGCCGCGCTCTCGGGCAGCGTCTACGACCCATCGGGCGGCGTCCTGCCCGGTGTCGCCCTTACGCTCAGCGCGCCGCAGGGGCCGGGCGTGCAGGCGACGACCGACGGCGCGGGTCATTTTGCGTTTCCGGGCATTCCGGCGGGCCACTACTCCCTCTCGGCAGCGGTGCCCGGCTTCCACAACCTGCATGAGGACTTCGACCTGACGACCGCGTCCGACTGGGATCGCGCCGTGACGCTGCCGGTCGGCACGGTGCGCGAAACCATTCACGTCAGCGCGACGCGAACTCCGCCGGCAGCGGCAGCCGTGGGGCCCGCGCCGATTCGCGTCGGCGGCAACCTCCGCGCGCCGATGAAGGTGCGCGACGTCAAGCCGGTATACCCCGAGTCGATGCGCGCCGCGGGACGGGAAGCGGACGTGCAGATCGAGGCCACGATCGCGCCAGACGGATCGGTGTCGGCCGTCCACGTGGTGAGCACGCAGACCCATCCCGACTTCGCGAGCGCAGCCATCGACGCCGTCCGCCAGTGGCGCTTCTCGCCGACGCTGCTCAACGGCAAGCCGATCGAAGTGGTGATGACGGTGACGGTGAGCTTCGGTTTGTCGGATTGA
- a CDS encoding acylphosphatase — translation MRTARRFLITGRVQGVGFRWFTHDAAAREGIHGWVRNLPDGAVEAFAEGDAESLQRLEAALRRGPASARVETFVTEDHPPAGRFTEFEIR, via the coding sequence ATGCGGACGGCCCGACGGTTTCTGATCACCGGACGTGTGCAGGGCGTCGGGTTCCGCTGGTTCACGCATGACGCCGCCGCGCGCGAAGGGATTCACGGGTGGGTGCGCAACCTGCCCGACGGCGCCGTCGAGGCGTTCGCCGAGGGAGACGCGGAGTCGCTGCAGCGGCTCGAGGCCGCGCTCCGGCGCGGGCCGGCGTCGGCGCGCGTCGAGACCTTCGTCACCGAAGACCATCCGCCCGCCGGGCGCTTCACGGAGTTCGAGATTCGCTAA